The DNA segment TGCAGCCGTTCTGCAAAACCTTGAGGAAGCCTGGCTCAAGATGCCTGCACCTGCAGACATTGAAGATCACATGAGGGAGTTTCATGCCATGACTGGGTTCCCGCAAGGCGTTGGGGCGCTCGACGGTTGCCATTTCCCGGTGTCGCCTCCGAAAGAACATGCTTCAGATTACCACAACTACAAGGGGTGGTGAGTTGAGATTTTTTCGACTATGCCTTCATACTTTCAAAGCAGTAACATGATTACGCACTTTATGTTCTCTCAGCGGTTGTTTACTATTGCATAGTTTCTTGAATAGTGTAGAATTTCGTTTCTTTGAAGTATGAACATATTTGCAAATGATTGGAATTTTTTTGCTTTTGATCGCTGTTGGTTTAACACTTATTTCGTTCTGTCTGCAGGTACAGTATGATCCTGCTGGCAATGGTCGACCACCGTTACCGGTTCCGCTACACAAACGTCGGCTCTCCTGGGCGATGCCACGATGCATTTGTTTATGGCAGGTCGACACTTCGGAAGCTCATTGAAAGTGATTTATTTCAACGTCCAACAGTTGCCATTGAAGGTGTTCATGTACCTCCTATTATTTTATGCGATCAGGCGTTTTCACTGACATGTAATCTTCAAAAGCCATACGCAAATGCATTACCAAACACACCTGAATATGCACTTAATTACAACTTGTCAAAATCAAGAAGAATTGTGGAAAATGCTTTTGGACGAATGAAAGCCAGATTTCGCTTTGTTATGAAGCGCATGGAATGCAGTCTTGACACTGCCAGATTGGTCATTAGGGCATGCTGTGTTTTGCACAATGTTCCAAGAACGAGTAGAGCAGCAATGGGAGCAAGAGGTAGCCATGTGGGATGCCACCCACGAACAGCCTGCTCAGAATCATGTGCTGGTAGTGGCCAAGCTATAAGGGCGGCACTGGCACTTTTTTGCAAAAAGCCAGCAACCAGCCCATCTCATGGGCATCTAGGCCTACTAAAGCTCCTTATGTGTGCTATACTAGGACAGACACTTCCCTCGCATCTACGTAGGCAGCCAGTTTTTAACACGTCTTTATTGCTATTAAAACAATTAATTCAATGTAGAAACAGATTTCATAGTCTGTTCCTGACTCGTTCTATTTTAACGAAGTTGTTGTCACAAGATTGTACCGTTGCTTTTGCAACATTGTGCACGGACACAGCATCTAGTTGTGGCCTCCTTGGCTGTAAAAGCAAATAGGGCACTTCGTGTTTCATGCAGAATGCTGGGTCAAGACTGTCGCGCAAACTTCCATTTATTTTGGGCTGTAATTAGATTTCAGCCACCACTATGCAGAACTTACATGCACAAGAGCTTGTCGTAGGCAATTATGAAACCACTAACAGTTATAAAAAAGTGTGAACTCCTGTACTGTTGTATAATTTTTGAGCATGTCTATTTCATTGCATATGATATTTATGTTGCATATAACACTAAGCTGCACCAAAATATGATCATTCCCTATATCCTAACTCAGCAATGCTCACTACTGGTATATATGTGGCCGCATGCTCCTCACATTTTTTCAATAAACGCCAGATATGTTCGCTCGCTCCATACGCACCCACAGTCCTGTTGGCACCTTCGGTTTGCACACCAATGCTTCTCATTTTTGGACGTATTGTTGCTTGTGTCGCCTTCAGTGACACTTGCACAGAGCACTGAGTCTGGGAGTTGCATGTATTACACCCAATCCCTGCTGTGGCTCCACATGGTGGTGATAATGTGTTGGAGTGATGACCAAGTGCTGGATCAATAGGAGATTATCAGAGAGGTCAGTCTTAGCGACAAGTTTAATCAATCACTTTTTGCACTCAGAGGCCAAGGCCGTACGTGGCATGATTGCCACTATCATGTTAGTGATTTGTTGATCAGGTGCACGGCTCATCGAATTTCACGAGTACAAATACATAATGCCGAATATATTTTCCCTACAATCGAACATTTACCATTTCAACATGCCAAGGAATTTTAAGATTAATGATACAGTACTATATGTGGCCTACTTACATGGGTTTATCGGTATTTGTTTATCTATTTTACCCTCAGGGTTTGTACATTACACTATAGAGGGGAGGGAAATATTACAGACCAAAATTGGAAAAAACAGTTGATACAATAACAATAAGGAGCATGAGCAATCACCAAATTAATACAAAAATTAAACAGCTGCAACTGAGATAAAGCAGAGTAATTAGAACATCTAAAACTAAAACTACAAGCTAAAAACAGAAGAACAAAGCCTAGTTATCAACCAACGGCAGTTTCTATTACATTGAATTTCAATTTTCGGCACTTTGCACATAGCAGTGCGAATGAGGCTTACAACGAAACAGATCAGCGAAAATCAAATACCTGTGCTCGAAGATCTCTCTTCCATGGTCGTCTCCTCGAAGAGATCAACACCGTCGCTCTCAACTTCAGCTACGCATTGCGCAAACCATCAAATACGCCAGCATTACCACCATTGTCAACAAACATGCCTGCAGCTAATACACTCGGACGTAATACAAACCTGACGCTTCGGCGAACTTGCTCCGCTTTCAGACGGTAGGAGACTTCGTGCAGCAGCGGGATACACCATCGGCACGGCACCGGATACCAACCAACGCTTCTTCGGAATGCCGAAGCTGACCGCATACTTTGACTCGTACGCGTCCGAGCAGAAGTGGAGCGAAGAAAGCACGCTCGACTTCCCCGGCGTCCAAAAGTGCCGCCCGGTAGCGCGAACAAAGTCTATCCAGGCGTTTCTTTGTGCATCATCTCGGGGGAACTTATGGAAACTCACAGGGTCTCCGAATTTGCTGGGGCAGAAGTCCAACGCACAATAGTACACAggcatggggccgtattctgaaacgttcgcctaggcgaaatttcttttttcgctttcaggcgtgcgccgattggctgttttagcaaaattggatgagctgattgggtggttgagcccgacgtcattcaatttgctcaaccagccaatcagcgcgtatgctgatttcgcctaggcgaacgtttcagaatacggcccatggtCACTGCGCGAGCAACCGTCCGGATGCCTCCAACGCTCGAGCAAGCTCACACGCTGAATGTCGCCGTCGCAGGTTCGCGTGACGACGCGAAACACTTTGCAAAATGCCAGCAAGCTTGGCTAGTTCGCTGAGAAAAACTAGGCGAGCGAATGTGGATCCGCAGCCGATGCGGTTCCCTGCactactagacagttttagtttagcgttagcgtaatagcggggttacgggaaatagcgttaccgttccgcaaacgaactttgcagaaagagagttttagtatagcgtgatagcgtagtttacgtgcgggacgctattccattacgctttgaatttcgcatacatagggcacctaagatatgtttgtatgcgtccggaaagtgcgagaggcagcgcaatggaagccaggagcgcgttgtatttttacttgccatgtccgccgatctgcagcgaaacagacaagcagtacaagctgtctaccatagcctctgaaatcctccaatctcagaggccatatgccgtcgtcgcctatctcccgactttagcgacagatggcgctcgcatctcagaaaaaatttatctcgttaggcttaggcgcgttcgaaacgagaagcgatctcgacagctcctcaagattagccataacactctctcggcgaagcggcatgagactaagcaaaagccgtttacgcagtcatttgctacgaacgaagtgaattctacaaaaacaacgccaaattcagttcgaagcgggcgacctcgaccgccgccatgttttacgtacactacgtacaccacgctaacacggtaacgttaactctgagaaatagcgtgcgcacggtaaacggtatgggtcggttagcgttctgcgcatgcgcacttcgatcccgctatttcggtacgcccgctattccggtaaccacgctaaactaaaactgtctactctCTCTAGCCGGTGCTGTGGGTTACCGCTCATTGTACATACGTCACtgtaatgtggtatgacgtcactaaaaatTTCGTTACGCTACCAATACAGTGACGTTGGTgtcaatcgcgctagcgatgggtctcgatcgcgagaacgagcatttaggcactctttgaaagtgaattaaaatatattgtaagcgtttgctgtgtccaacacttcatgttgagtgtcctagcatacagaggaagcctacagcaggcattttatagcctcaaaatttggtgtctcaacccctttaaaatattacctttgtctgtgtattaatatcatgatgtgccataaaatttgaaaataacttcaggctttcttctgaaaccagtgacagaaaggaagacgtccaGCTATATCTGCACGACTAAATTATTCACCTAaaaacagcacggagtgggaagaaagtgcttcgGAAGATCTCGTTTTTTCTCGGCGCATCTTTTCATACGTGTCATCAGCCTGGGCACCACGCATTGCGTCGTGGTTGCTTAGGTGAAGCAGTCATGGACAGGCCAGCGCCCGTGCAACGCCCTACGAAAGCCCAGTGCTTTCTCTTCAATGTGCCGGTTTCAACGCTGGTTGACGCCATCATCGACTCCGTCGAAGAAGTCGTAGGTGCCGGAGGTTTGCAGTATCTGCAACATCACGGCGGCAACAAGTTCTTGGCAGCTGTCCGCTCCGCGGCTCAGGCAGCCAAGATGGCGGCGAAAGGCTCTCTGCTACTCGCCAACAAGATCGTACCGCTGGAACGCATGGGCACTCCAGTGGTTTATGTGACGGTGTATCGTCTTCCACCCTGTGTGAGTGACGACGTCCTGACTGCTGCACTTGCACCGTATGGGAAGTGCCGAGGCATTTCCGATGTTGTTTTCAAGGACAGGACGGACATCAGCAATGACAGCCGACTGGTCAAGCTCGAGATGGTAAAACCTCCACCGAATTTCGTCACGGTGACTGGCTTTCGGGTAAGGCTGGAATACAAAGGAATGAAGAGAGTGTGCTCCAAGTGCGGCGAAGAAGGTCATTTTGGAGCCTCCTGCACGTCATCTCGATGCGCCCGATGTGCCATTTTCGGCCATCCCACAGCAACGTGCAATGCACCATGCAGATGTTGCAATGGCGAGCACGCCAGTGTTGACTGCGTGCAACCACGTTCGTATGCTGCTGCGGTGGCACCAGCAACGCCCGCACAACCAGCTCTGGAGGACAACGCACCTGAAGGAACAGCGCAGACGCAAACCACCGATCAACCAGGAGAAGAAGAAAGTGCACCAGAGGTGCCGACGCCAGCGTCCGCCGGTGCGAgccataatagacagttttagcaaagcgttgcttacgctccgctccgctaacgtttaacgcacaccgctggctgcgtgaactgcgttgatttggcttgtttgacaagcgcgtcggccagagacgccggccacgcgcgctcagcgcgactgtaaaacggcaaagcaaccagtagacgcacccaaacgctccgctcaaatggcttcgtagcggaccgtgggccgcgttcttcgttccgctgccgatatgagcgttgtgcgcacgcgcattagcgttcccgctagcgttccgctgagcggctctgcgcgaatcgttcggacgcgatggtctgagcggagcggaccgtgaacgctctgctaaaactgtctaatgtcgtCGTCGGCAACGGAAGATGACGAGGAGCCTGCGTTAGACGCCCCACTTCCGCGATCACAGCGAGAACGGCTTCTTACATGTGCTACAACACTGAACGCTGGCGAGGACGCAGATGGACGCCATCTCGGCATCTCCGAAGTCTCGGCCGGTCCGTCGAGGATCACGCCGGTTGTCAAGACAACGACAGCGCTTGCAAGTAGTACCAGTGCGGCGGTGAAGGAGAGACGCACGCGCTCGCAAACGGCGTCTGAAGACGCCAAAAGAATTCTGTCTTCAGAGAGTTCTACGTCATCAGAACCAACTTCGACACCCTCcaaaaaatgcaagaaaatgccACGAGACACCACTACCATGGACGTTGTCTCCGATTCGGAGACGTACTAACGATGGCGCCTTACACCGCTCCTGCTGCCCGTAAGGGCTGCTTTTCCTCTACTCCCCACTACGAAGCTTACGCAGCGTTCACGGAACGATGCTTGGCGCAGAAATCGCGTTCCCGTCCCTGTGCGAGACTCTGCAACCTTGGCATTTTAGGAATCAGCTTGCTTCCGACTAACCTGTGTGAGGAACATAATCAGTGCCTGTTTCACGTTCGCTGCTGTGATGCTCCTATGCTCTTTTTTACTTTGCCGCGGTCTGGCTGTTGCAACGATGTACGACGCCCATTCAGTGCGCAACTTACCTATGGTAAGCCATTTGCCTTAGTCGATTTTGTACGCAACTTACTCATTCACCATGTATTTGCACATAATGACACTTAACGCACAGGGATTTCGTAGCAGAGAAAAACAGAGAGAAGTAATTCATTTTGCCCGCGAGAAAAAAGTCGATCTCCTCTTTCTTCAGGAGTGTAACTTAAGGAACAAGCAGGAAGTTAAGAAGTTTTGTGATGAATTTTCTGTAAAAGCATATTTTTCATATAGCCCTGGGCGATGTCGAGGTGTAGGAGTTGTTTTTCGTAGGGTGCTTCTACACGGAAGTCACCGCCTATTTGATTTAGAAGGTCGTGTGATCGCTTTTGATTTCTTCTTGGGGCGAGAGGAAAGTTCGGGCATTGAATGTCTATGGGCCCGCCGTACGTCAAGATCGCAATGACTTCTTTGCTAGACTCTCCCCTTTTTTGTTAGACAACCATCCATTTTTCATGGTTGGCGATTTTAATTGTGTGATCGACCCTATGCGCGACTCGCGAAGGGCAAGGCAAAACGCTTCCAATGCGCATGCAGCTGAATTATCTCGTATAGTGAAAGAATACAATTTATCAGATGCCTGGGTACACATGCATGGCGAAAATTTTGCCGCCACATGGCAGCAAAGGCAAACGCAATGTCGTCTAGATCGAATGTATTTCCCCCCTGAATTAACATCGCAAATTGTCCAATGCAGCACCCTCGATCTTCCTGCAGACGCAGGATACATTTcagatcatcgagctttcactgtcgTGCTGAACCTCGAAGGAAGGCCAGGTGAACGCACCGATATGTGGAAACTAGACATTGCTTCTTTGCGTGACCAGGTGACTCTAAGCGAACTCAGAACCGCAATAGCTACATCAGTAAGCGATTATGAATGTAATATCAAAGCGTGGGATACTTTAAAAGAAAGGTGGAGGACGGCATGCATAGTAGCTAGCAGGAAACGCAAAAGAAAAGAGACTGAGCAGCTTTGTGAGTGCCTGAGAAGGATAAGAATAGTACGAGATGGTGGCTCCCAAACACAGCTAATGTACGAGTACCTAGATCACCAGCGCGAACGATACCGTAGGCTTATGAGCTGGTACTCTCGTACGTCTGCAAAGGCGTGGATGACAAACAGGCCAATTTCTGATCCTGAGGTACTGCGGCTGGCTCG comes from the Dermacentor silvarum isolate Dsil-2018 chromosome 9, BIME_Dsil_1.4, whole genome shotgun sequence genome and includes:
- the LOC125940288 gene encoding uncharacterized protein LOC125940288, translated to MSNPEPINKMAPALSRPLQRRPEEIRRAQLLLAALICFRAKDRAEHRRLQEQREAVKRQICDVELQMFSNSFNLVAVATMLSATARSRWRFSRNQRWFEDTLPNLGEAHFKRCFRVSPATFRYIVESCRSDLQRVDTVMTEAISVEKRVAVALYRLCCTAEDRTISELFSLGRSTVNKIYKEFCAAVLQNLEEAWLKMPAPADIEDHMREFHAMTGFPQGVGALDGCHFPVSPPKEHASDYHNYKGWYSMILLAMVDHRYRFRYTNVGSPGRCHDAFVYGRSTLRKLIESDLFQRPTVAIEGVHVPPIILCDQAFSLTCNLQKPYANALPNTPEYALNYNLSKSRRIVENAFGRMKARFRFVMKRMECSLDTARLVIRACCVLHNVPRTSEAVMDRPAPVQRPTKAQCFLFNVPVSTLVDAIIDSVEEVVGAGGLQYLQHHGGNKFLAAVRSAAQAAKMAAKGSLLLANKIVPLERMGTPVVYVTVYRLPPCVSDDVLTAALAPYGKCRGISDVVFKDRTDISNDSRLVKLEMVKPPPNFVTVTGFRTQDTFQIIELSLSC